In Colletotrichum higginsianum IMI 349063 chromosome 1, whole genome shotgun sequence, one genomic interval encodes:
- a CDS encoding HMG box protein yields the protein MAHELEGIFAELGISQYLGIFLEQGFDTWETILDITESDLDALGVKLGHRRKLQRRIANSRGLAPDASLVSPTRATAEEPKPEAQRPEQPRPEVKDGPVVTKRKYRRHPKVRADSEPCLYTSTWPWLKIWQPDENAPERPPSAYVLFSNTKLVGEHWQNLTPGEKEPYESSALKAKEKYNHDLAEYKKTAEYRKYNLYLQDFKARQASANQAKESTKRQKLDVGARLQNGSASVTPGSLSSTGSGSESHQGSEPPPNRKQRVGSVVSVSESQYSTAVPTPISHHHATDDAVHSPTSIQFDRESLHSASPRASQSRSRRPTWTENQLMPEVVGPTTHLPSLSDVFSNGRGGMNGVSRSPEANGFGSFAPPQHPGTSIPPPLKHEYSSTGSSASSGSYPRTPSESSLPIHALLSNKPPLASPYELQSSPFTAAPLPLQDQKPIFTGQLQGPHGPMNGILNHSSHSFPQGLMRFQGYHSPPPALLRFQSSSSSGTDGSMASSHASSHASSQISLGVGERSDPKLDGMSALVRAGEIVNRRVQ from the exons ATGGCGCATGAACTGGAGGGTATTTTTGCAGAGCTAGGTATCTCTCAGTAcctcggcatcttcctcgAGCAGGGCTTCGACACATGGGAGACGATATTGGATATCACAGAGTCTGATTT GGACGCGCTGGGAGTCAAGCTAGGACATCGACGT AAATTGCAAAGACGAATTGCCAACTCGCGGGGCCTCGCCCCCGATGCGTCGCTAGTATCGCCCACTAGAGCAACGGCTGAGGAGCCGAAACCCGAGGCTCAACGACCAGAGCAACCTCGACCCGAAGTGAAGGACGGCCCTGTCGTTACCAAGCGCAAGTATCGCCGTCACCCCAAGGTTCGTGCCGACTCTGAACCCTGTTTGTACACTAGTACGTGGCCATGGCTAAAGATTTGGCAGCCCGATGAGAATGCACCTGAACGGCCGCCGTCAGCATACGTTTTGTTTTCCAACA CCAAGCTCGTTGGAGAGCATTGGCAAAACTTGACGCCcggcgagaaggagcctTACGAGTCTTCAGCTCTCAAGGCAAAGGAAAAGTATAATCATGACTTGGCCGAGTACAAAAAGACCGCAGAGTATAGGAAATACAACCTGTACCTACAAGACTTCAAGGCGAGACAAGCCTCTGCCAATCAAG CAAAAGAATCAACCAAACGTCAGAAGTTGGATGTTGGTGCCCGACTGCAGAATGGCAGTGCGAGTGTGACACCGGGCAGCCTCAGCAGtaccggcagcggcagcgagaGCCATCAGGGCAGCGAACCACCCCCAAATCGGAAGCAGCGAGTCGGATCTGTGGTGTCGGTGTCAGAATCTCAGTACTCAACGGCAGTTCCGACGCCAATCTCGCACCACCATGCCACAGATGACGCTGTACACTCTCCTACCAGTATACAATTCGATCGAGAGAGCCTGCATTCAGCAAGCCCTCGTGCGTCACAGAGTCGTAGCCGTCGCCCGACATGGACAGAAAATCAACTGATGCCAGAGGTAGTTGGACCAACGACTCACTTGCCTTCGCTGTCGGATGTATTCAGCAATGGACGTGGTGGCATGAATGGCGTGTCGAGATCTCCCGAGGCGAATGGATTCGGCAGCTTTGCACCCCCACAGCACCCGGGCACTTCGATCCCACCACCGTTGAAGCATGAGTATTCATCGACAGGAAGCTCTGCGTCGTCCGGCTCGTATCCCCGCACGCCGAGTGAATCTTCGCTCCCGATTCATGCCTTGCTGTCCAACAAGCCCCCGTTGGCTTCCCCGTACGAGTTGCAATCTTCCCCTTTCACAGCAGCCCCCCTGCCGCTCCAGGATCAGAAGCCAATATTCACCGGACAGCTGCAGGGTCCTCATGGACCTATGAATGGTATACTCAACCACTCTTCGCATAGCTTTCCGCAGGGGCTAATGAGGTTTCAAGGTTACCACTCGCCGCCACCTGCGCTGTTGCGCTTCCAGTCGAGTTCCTCATCCGGAACCGATGGGTCTATGGCGTCATCCCACGCATCTTCGCACGCGTCCTCCCAAATCTCACTTGGGGTTGGGGAAAGGAGCGACCCGAAGCTCGACGGAATGAGTGCTTTGGTCCGAGCGGGCGAGATTGTTAACCGGCGTGTTCAATAA
- a CDS encoding Condensin complex subunit 2 yields the protein MPRVAQVPRAGSVRATSGSMNASPFKNSPVKIPLNDDAEEKARRAHSRHAFHERQRNELKAAAATPLRRNNGSLEDLENDTPGSNPKTPHARGSRGRQIVDDDDDEGFVVSGSAVTPMKRVPILANFEEWMKMATDNKINANNSWNFALIDYFHDMSLLKEGDGVNFQKASCTLDGCVKIYTSRVDSVATETGKLLSGLADSNSKKKGKEGDDVDGEESEEEVDEDGNVRKKPKRKTQRSSEATLAPSFSSLQLKKFELEFAVDPLFKKTSADFDEGGAKGLLLNHLMIDAQGRIVFDSSDDVGDAHTSKTRKKNDEAEDEDNEDTDMQDASAIQEESEQENTEDVEIDLGALGSKFFSDLGRLDELDVCPSLKNFDLGNPSGSMDVPFLKAPEDWRGDQDKERSPDLLGDNSGMFIDGDNAAGFDDDDLGLGGFEIGADVAFGEGGEAWAREAALEPQMRVYDAGLGEDAAGGDGVDMLDQRDGDFVVSMSHAQSADKMHEDILGYFDQALQKNWSSAEHWRIRKIKDVNKPAGPARVRKEKEPFEIDFSAPLDQSLADVLYTQASSNSAISMPKKDWKSKSRNLLPDDKHFNSKSLLNLFLKPKARLSRRRVLGNRGGMFGTAGPDRDVPEGEMDEAFWAQQKAPMKSEEETPLPEGDYDANFFQDDALPFAGGLEDEDDEFADAREHFSPMAEGDAGATEAAGLTALLGGDAATNALTGAFGTTLVTQTRRLRPDYVQYARVAKRVDVRRLKEEIWKGMGLEQLDNDSTHLPTSPPNDPVPQEPSKHTSLRFTEVMNGLHSVYPKQMMEDISTSFCFISLLHLANEKGLVIEKTPELTELNIRKDWTAEITGAE from the exons ATGCCTCGAGTGGCCCAAGTACCGCGCGCCGGTAGCGTCAGAGCGACTTCAGGGTCCATGAATGCATCGCCGTTCAAAAACTCCCCAGTCAA AATCCCCCTCAACGATGATGCGGAAGAAAAGGCGCGACGAGCGCATTCGCGCCATGCGTTTCACGAGCGCCAGCGCAACGAATTGAAGGCAGCCGCTGCTACGCCGCTGCGCAGAAACAACGGTAGCTTGGAAGACCTCGAGAACGACACACCGGGCTCAAACCCCAAGACACCACACGCCCGCGGCAGCCGTGGCCGGCAAAtcgttgacgatgacgacgacgaaggctTTGTGGTAAGCGGAAGCGCGGTCACGCCTATGAAACGTGTTCCGATTCTCGCCAACTTCGAAGAATGGATGAAGATGGCAACGGACAACAAGATCAACGCAAACAACTCCTGGAACTTCGCACTAATCGACTACTTCCACGACATGTCGTTGCtcaaggagggcgacggAGTTAATTTCCAGAAGGCCAGTTGTACGTTGGACGGCTGCGTGAAGATCTACACCAGCAGAGTCGACAGTGTCGCAACCGAGACCGGCAAGCTTTTGAGTGGTCTTGCagacagcaacagcaagaagaagggcaaggagggcgacgATGTTGACGGGGAAGAGAGTGAGGAAGAAGTTGACGAAGACGGCAACGTTAGGAAGAAGCCGAAGCGGAAG ACTCAGCGATCCTCCGAGGCGACCCTCGcgccttccttttcctcgcTGCAGCTGAAGAAGTTCGAACTAGAGTTCGCCGTAGACCCCCTCTTCAAGAAGACTTCCGCCGACTTCGACGAAGGCGGTGCCAAGGGCCTGCTTCTGAACCATCTCATGATCGATGCGCAGGGACGTATCGTCTTCGACAGCAgcgacgatgtcggcgacgcACACACCTCAAAGACGAGAAAGAAGAACGACGAagcagaagacgaggacaATGAAGACACGGATATGCAAGATGCTTCGGCGATACAGGAAGAATCCGAGCAAGAGAATACTGAAGATGTCGAGATCGACCTTGGCGCGCTGGGCTCCAAGTTTTTCTCCGATTTGGGCCGTCTTGACGAGCTAGACGTGTGTCCGTCATTGAAGAACTTCGATCTTGGCAACCCCTCAGGCTCTATGGACGTCCCGTTTCTTAAAGCGCCAGAGGACTGGAGAGGAGACCAAGACAAGGAAAGGTCCCCGGACTTGCTCGGAGATAATTCTGGCATGttcatcgacggcgacaacgcAGCTGGCttcgacgatgacgatcttggcctcggcggcttcgaAATCGGTGCGGACGTCGCttttggcgagggcggcgaagctTGGGCGAGGGAGGCCGCCCTTGAGCCGCAAATGCGGGTTTATGATGCCGGTCTGGGCGAAGATGCTGCTgggggcgatggcgtcgacatGCTCGATCAACGCGACGGGGACTTTGTCGTATCAATGTCTCACGCGCAAAGTGCCGACAAGATGCATGAAGACATCTTGGGTTACTTTGACCAGGCGCTGCAGAAGAATTGGTCGAGTGCGGAGCACTGGAGGATTCGGAAGATTAAGGATGTCAACAAGCCCGCGGGTCCTGCCCGTGTGcggaaggagaaggagccttTCGAGATCGACTTCTCCGCGCCGCTTGACCAGAGCTTAGCTGATGTCCTGTATACACAGGCTTCCAGCAACTCGGCCATCTCCATGCCCAAGAAGGACTGGAAATCAAAGTCACGTAATCTGCTGCCGGACGATAAACACTTTAACTCGAAGTCGCTTCTCAACCTCTTCCTCAAGCCTAAGGCTCGCCTCAGCAGACGACGAGTCCTTGGCAATAGAGGCGGCATGTTTGGCACCGCGGGACCGGACAGGGACGTACCAGAAggcgagatggacgaggcaTTCTGGGCACAACAGAAGGCACCGATGAAGAGTGAGGAAGAGACACCGCTACCGGAAGGAGACTACGATGCCAACTTCTTCCAAGACGACGCTCTCCCCTTCGCTGGAGGGttggaagacgaggacgacgagttTGCTGATGCCCGCGAGCATTTCTCGCCCATGGCCGAGGGTGATGCCGGCGCTACTGAAGCAGCGGGCTTGACAGCTCTGCTGGGTGGTGATGCTGCTACCAATGCCCTGACAGGCGCCTTTGGCACCACGCTGGTCACACAAACTCGCCGTCTGCGGCCAGATTACGTGCAGTACGCGCGTGTGGCTAAAAGGGTCGATGTCAGGCGGTTGAAGGAAGAGATTTGGAAGGGTATGGGCCTCGAACAGCTGGACAAT GATTCTACGCATCTTCCTACGTCGCCACCCAATGACCCCGTGCCCCAGGAGCCGTCCAAGCATACATCACTGAGATTTACTGAGGTTATGAACGGCCTGCACTCGGTTTACCCGAAGCAGATGATGGAGGATATCTCGACGAGTTTCTGCTTCATCAGTCTGCTGCACCTCGCCAACGAAAAGGGACTGGTCATAGAGAAGACCCCTGAGCTCACGGAATTGAACATTCGTAAGGATTGGACGGCCGAGATTACAGGAGCGGAGTAG
- a CDS encoding Hsp90-like protein, giving the protein MVDDSALAAAAAIVQSLAADGTTPMSLPFKVDARIELPGRDTPAKRSLENELAKLAQRIEKLENRAHASVAFPETPNEVHDSLFADDSEGTSPSSSNSRPISRPKFQREGTATADPSLADSPLTDEALESLQEKVLDQEKGISSARQEISSVSAQLLEQKELQEQAFFKIEQERVATLERELWKHQKANEAFQKALREIGEIVTAVARGDLSKKVRMNTVEMDPEITTFKRTINTMMDQLQVFSSEVSRVAREVGTEGLLGGQARIEGVDGTWKELTDNVNVMAQNLTDQVREIASVTTAVAHGDLTKKIERPARGEILQLQQTINTMVDQLRTFASEVTRVARDVGTEGILGGQADVEGVKGMWNELTVNVNAMANNLTTQVRDIIKVTTAVAKGDLTQKVQADCRGEIFDLKSTINSMVNQLQQFAREVTKIAREVGTEGRLGGQATVHDVEGTWRDLTENVNGMAMNLTTQVRAIAKVTTAVANGDLTEKIRVPVRGEILDLKNTINTMVDRLGTFAFEVSKVAREVGTDGTLGGQAQVDNVEGKWKDLTENVNTMASNLTLQVRSISTVTQAIANGDMSQKIEVEAQGEIRVLKETINNMVDRLSNFCNEVQRVARDVGVDGKMGAQADPAGLKGRWREITTDVNTMASNLTTQVRAFSDITNLATDGDFTKLVEVEASGEMDELKRKINQMVSNLRDSIQRNTQAREAAELANKTKSEFLANMSHEIRTPMNGIIGMTQLTLDTDLTQYQREMLNIVNSLANSLLTIIDDILDLSKIEARRMVIEEIPYTLRGTVFNALKTLAVKANEKFLDLTYRVDSSVPDHVIGDSFRLRQIILNLVGNAIKFTEHGEVSLTIKKADPVVWACNPDQYAIEFIVTDTGIGIAADKLDLIFDTFQQADGSMTRKFGGTGLGLSISKRLVKLMGGDLWVKSQHGQGSEFHFTCRVRLSDLGVEVIEKQIKPYKGHEVLFVDKAQSGYGTQIKTMLSTIGLKPVVVESEKDPLLTGVRDAQAMPYDVIIVDSIDTARRLRSVDDFKYLPIVLLAPVVHVNLKSCLDLGITSYMTTPCTAVDLGNGMIPALENRATPSLADNTKSFEILLAEDNRVNQRLAVKILEKYHHVVTVVGNGLEAVEAIKRKKFDVILMDVQMPIMGGFEATGKIREYERSLGSHRTPIIALTAHAMMGDREKCIQAQMDEYLSKPLQQNHLIQTILKCATLGGQLLEKNRERDTAQQPRAKAATNEHPQSQLRPPLETRAFTSKEPITGPSPASPALVSADQEDPISRARNGLSDSRSLTS; this is encoded by the exons ATGGTCGACGATTCAGCattggccgccgccgccgccatcgtgcagtcccttgccgccgatgGCACCACGCCCATGTCTCTTCCCTTCAAGGTCGATGCGCGAATCGAACTTCCCGGTCGTGATACCCCTGCCAAACGAAGTCTGGAGAAcgagctcgccaagctcgCCCAAAGAATCGAGAAACTCGAGAACCGAGCCCACGCCTCTGTGGCCTTCCCGGAGACGCCCAACGAAGTTCACGATTCTCTCTTCGCCGACGACTCCGAGGGCACatcaccgtcatcgtccaACAGTCGTCCTATTTCCAGGCCCAAGTTCCAACGCGAAGGTACCGCCACAGCCGACCCGAGCCTCGCAGACAGCCCGCTGACTGACGAAGCCTTGGAAAGCTTGCAAGAGAAGGTGCTTGACCAGGAGAAAGGCATTTCCAGCGCCAGACAGGAAATCAGCAGTGTAAGCGCTCAGCTTCTCGAGCAAAAGGAACTCCAGGAACAGGCTTTCTTCAAGATCGAACAGGAGCGAGTTGCTACTCTGGAACGGGAACTATGGAAGCATCAAAAGGCAAACGAGGCCTTCCAAAAGGCCCTGCGAGAAATCGGTGAGATTGTTACTGCTGTTGCGCGCGGAGACTTGTCCAAGAAGGTCCGCATGAACACCGTCGAAATGGATCCCGAAATCACGACTTTCAAAAGGACAATCAACACTATGATGGATCAGCTGCAGGTTTTCTCAAGCGAAGTCTCTCGCGTCGCCCGCGAAGTCGGAACCGAAGGTTTGCTCGGCGGTCAGGCTCGCATCGAAGGTGTCGACGGCACTTGGAAAGAACTCACGGACAACG TCAACGTCATGGCTCAAAATCTCACGGATCAAG TGCGAGAAATCGCATCGGTAACAACTGCTGTCGCCCATGGTGATTTGACCAAGAAAATCGAACGCCCTGCCAGAGGAGAAATCCTGCAACTGCAACAAACGATCAATACCATGGTAGACCAACTGCGGACTTTTGCCTCTGAAGTCACTCGAGTCGCTCGCGATGTCGGAACCGAGGGTATTCTTGGTGGTCAAGCCGACGTCGAAGGGGTCAAGGGGATGTGGAACGAACTAACGGTCAACGTCAACGCCATGGCAAATAATTTAACCACACAAGTGCGAGATATCATCAAGGTAACCACAGCCGTGGCCAAGGGCGACCTTACGCAAAAGGTTCAAGCGGATTGCAGGGGCGAAATCTTTGATCTCAAGTCCACTATCAACTCCATGGTAAACCAACTTCAACAGTTCGCCCGCGAGGTCACCAAGATTGCCAGAGAGGTTGGCACGGAAGGCAGGCTCGGTGGTCAGGCCACCGTCCACGACGTCGAAGGAACCTGGAGAGACCTCACCGAAAATGTCAACGGCATGGCGATGAACTTGACGACACAAGTACGAGCAATTGCCAAGGTCACCACCGCTGTCGCGAATGGTGACCTGACTGAAAAAATCAGAGTGCCTGTGAGAGGTGAAATTCTCGATCTCAAGAATACCATCAACACCATGGTTGACCGTCTTGGAACCTTTGCTTTCGAGGTCAGCAAAGTCGCCAGGGAAGTCGGCACGGACGGAACTCTCGGCGGACAAGCCCAAGTCGACAACGTAGAAGGCAAATGGAAGGATCTCACCGAAAACGTCAATACCATGGCATCGAACCTAACCTTACAAGTCCGAAGCATTTCGACTGTTACCCAGGCCATTGCCAACGGCGACATGAGCCAGAAGATCGAGGTGGAGGCGCAAGGAGAGATACGGGTTCTCAAGGAAACCATAAACAACATGGTTGACCGGCTCTCCAACTTCTGCAACGAGGTACAAAGAGTTGCCAgggacgtcggcgtcgacggcaagaTGGGTGCTCAAGCAGACCCAGCTGGTCTGAAGGGTCGTTGGCGCGAGATCACGACAGACGTCAACACCATGGCTAGCAATTTG ACAACTCAAGTGCGCGCATTCTCTGATATCACGAACCTCGCGACAGACGGGGACTTTACGAAACTGGTCGAAGTCGAAGCCTCCGGTGAAATGGACGAGCTCAAACGAAAGATCAATCAGATGGTGTCCAATTTACGGGATAGTATCCAAAGGAATACGCAAGCTCGTGAAGCAGCAGAACTGGCCAACAAGACGAAGTCGGAGTTCCTGGCAAATATGTCTCACGAGATTCGCACACCCATGAATGGCATCATCGGCATGACGCAACTGACACTGGATACGGATTTGACACAGTATCAACGAGAGATGTTGAACATTGTCAACAGTCTAGCGAACAGTCTGTTGACAATCATTGATGACATTTTGGATCTGTCCAAGATTGAGGCTCGCAGAATGGTCATCGAAGAGATTCCGTACACGTTGCGTGGAACTGTGTTCAACGCACTGAAAACCCTAGCCGTCAAGGCGAACGAAAAGTTCCTCGACCTCACGTATCGCGTTGACAGCTCTGTACCAGACCACGTCATTGGAGATTCATTCCGTCTGAGGCAGATCATTCTCAACCTAGTCGGCAACGCCATCAAGTTCACGGAGCACGGCGAGGTTAGCTTGACCATTAAGAAGGCAGATCCTGTGGTTTGGGCTTGCAACCCTGACCAGTACGCCATCGAATTCATCGTCACCGACACTGGTATTGGCATTGCAGCCGACAAACTTGATCTCATCTTCGACACATTCCAGCAGGCCGATGGTTCCATGACCAGGAAGTTCGGCGGTACCGGTCTCGGCTTGTCCATCTCGAAACGTCTCGTCAAGCTCATGGGCGGCGACTTGTGGGTCAAGAGCCAACACGGTCAGGGCAGTGAGTTTCACTTCACGTGTCGCGTCCGTTTGTCGGATCTCGGTGTCGAGGTCATCGAGAAGCAGATCAAGCCATACAAGGGCCACGAGGTTCTCTTTGTCGACAAGGCGCAGTCGGGCTACGGAACTCAGATCAAGACGATGCTGTCCACCATTGGCTTAAAGCCGGTTGTTGTCGAGTCAGAGAAGGACCCGTTGCTTACCGGCGTCCGGGACGCTCAGGCAATGCCATACGATGTCATCATTGTCGACTCCATTGACACAGCCAGGAGGCTCAGATCTGTCGACGACTTCAAGTACCTGCCAATCGTTCTCCTGGCGCCCGTTGTCCATGTGAACCTCAAGTCCTGCTTGGATTTGGGAATCACGTCGTACATGACGACGCCCTGCACCGCTGTTGATCTCGGCAACGGAATGATCCCTGCCCTCGAGAACCGCGCCACGCCTTCTCTGGCCGACAACACCAAATCGTTCGAAATCCTGCTTGCTGAAGACAACCGAGTCAACCAGAGGCTTGCCGTCAAGATTCTTGAAAAGTACCATCATGTggtcaccgtcgtcggcaacggTCTTGAGGCGGTGGAGGCCATCAAGAGGAAGAAGTTCGATGTCATTCTCATGGATGTCCAGATGCCAATCATG GGCGGTTTTGAGGCAACAGGCAAGATCCGCGAGTACGAGCGAAGCTTGGGCTCGCACCGTACTCCGATCATTGCCCTGACAGCCCACGCCATGATGGGTGACCGTGAAAAATGCATCCAGGCACAGATGGACGAGTACTTGTCCAAACCTCTGCAGCAAAACCACCTTATCCAGACCATCCTCAAGTGCGCGACCCTCGGTGGCCAGCTGCTGGAGAAGAACCGAGAGAGGGACACGGCTCAGCAGCCAAGAGCAAAGGCTGCCACCAACGAGCATCCCCAGTCTCAGCTTCGCCCACCTCTGGAGACCAGAGCCTTCACCTCAAAAGAACCAATCACAGGAcccagcccagccagcccagcGTTGGTCTCGGCGGATCAGGAAGATCCCATTTCCAGGGCACGTAATGGCCTTTCCGACTCGCGCAGCCTAACAAGCTAA